The following proteins come from a genomic window of Lolium rigidum isolate FL_2022 chromosome 5, APGP_CSIRO_Lrig_0.1, whole genome shotgun sequence:
- the LOC124653423 gene encoding probable prefoldin subunit 3 translates to MAAATSSSAVAASTPQGVPERRGIPAASFVEDVETYLRQAGLDVNSALAFLQERLQQYKMVEMKLLAQQRELQAKIPDIEKCLGIVATLQAKKALGEALIADFELSEGIYSRAKIEDSDSVCLWLGANVMLEYSCDEANDLLKKNLENARASLEVLVGDLQFLRDQQTITQVTIARIFNWDVHQRRSKQSAIKET, encoded by the exons ATGGCGGCGGCCACTTCCTcgtcggcggtggcggcatccacgccGCAGGGAGTGCCGGAGCGGCGGGGGATCCCGGCGGCGTCCTTCGTAGAGGATGTCGAGACCTACCTCCGCCAGGCCGGGCTCGACGTCAACTCCGCCCTCGCCTTCCTCCAAGAAAG GCTGCAGCAGTACAAAATGGTGGAGATGAAGCTTTTAGCACAACAAAGAGAACTCCAG GCAAAAATTCCTGATATAGAGAAATGCTTGGGTATTGTTGCGACATTACAAGCTAAAAAGGCTTTGGGCGAG GCACTCATAGCCGATTTTGAATTATCTGAGGGAATCTATTcacgtgcgaaaatcgaggactcTGATTcagtgtgtctatggttgggtgcAAATGTGATGCTGGAATACTCTTGCGACGAG GCCAATGACCTCTTGAAAAAGAATTTGGAAAATGCGAGGGCCAGTTTAGAAGTCCTTGTTGGTGATCTTCAGTTCCTGCGGGACCAACAAACCATAACTCAG GTTACAATTGCTCGGATATTTAACTGGGACGTGCACCAGCGGAGAAGCAAACAGTCTGCTATAAAAGAAACATGA